One Delphinus delphis chromosome 3, mDelDel1.2, whole genome shotgun sequence genomic region harbors:
- the UHRF1 gene encoding E3 ubiquitin-protein ligase UHRF1 isoform X3, protein MWSQACRGFSTGASSPVSLQMEDGHTLFDYDVRLNDTIQLLVRQSLVLPAPSGGGTGGGSKERDSELSDTDSGCCLAQSESDKSSNSGEAAAEPEGKADEDEWDETELGLYKAGEYVDARDTNMGAWFEAKVIRVTRKVPAQDEPCSSTSSPKLEDDIVYHVKYDDYPENGVVQMNSRNVRARARHIIKWQDLEVGQMVMVNYNPDNPKDRGFWYDAEILRKRETRTVRELHANVRIGDDSLNDCRIIFVDEVFKIERPGEGNPMVENPTRRKSGPSCKHCKDDERKPCRMCACHLCGGKQDPDKQLLCDECDMAFHTYCLCPPLSSIPTEEEWYCPECRIDSSEVVQAGEKLKESKKKAKMASATSSSQRDWGKGMACVGRTKECTIVPSNHFGPIPGIPVGTMWRFRVQVSESGVHRPHVAGIHGRSNDGAYSLVLAGGYEDDVDHGNSFTYTGSGGRDLSGNKRTAEQSCDQKLTNTNRALALNCFAPINDLKGAEAKDWRSGKPVRVVRNVKGRKHSKYAPIEGNRYDGIYKVSGGPRACPPPLAPRSLTPRFFPQVVRYWPEKGKSGFLVWRFLLRRDDVEPGPWTKEGKDRIKKLGLTMQYPEGYLEALARREKEKENSKTEALEKEDDGEEDFASPRKGKRKSKSAGGDGSSRGAPKKTKVEPYSLTTQQSSLIKEDKSNTKLWTEILKSLKDGPKFLSKVEEAFQCICCQELVYRPITTVCQHTVCKDCLDRSFRAQVFSCPACRYDLGRSYTMHVNQPLQAVLNQLFPGYGSGR, encoded by the exons TCCTGTGTCCCTGCAGATGGAGGACGGCCACACGCTGTTTGACTATGACGTCCGCCTGAACGATACCATCCAGCTGCTGGTCCGGCAGAGCCTCGTGCTGCCTGCCCCCAGCGGCGGTGGCACCGGTGGTGGCAGCAAGGAGAGGGACTCTGAGCTCTCCGACACGGACTCTGGCTGCTGCCTGGCCCAGAGCGAGTCTGACAAGTCCTCCAACAGTGGCGAGGCCGCGGCCGAGCCGGAAGGGAAGGCCGACGAGGATGAGTGGGATGAGACGGAGCTGGGCCTCTACAAG GCTGGCGAGTACGTGGACGCGAGGGACACGAACATGGGCGCGTGGTTTGAGGCCAAGGTCATCAGGGTGACGAGGAAGGTGCCGGCCCAGGACGAGCCCTGCAGCTCCACCTCCAGCCCGAAGCTGGAGGACGATATCGTCTATCACGTGAAATATGACGA ctaccCGGAGAACGGAGTGGTGCAGATGAACTCACGGAACGTCCGGGCTCGCGCCCGACACATCATCAAATGGCAGGACCTGGAGGTGGGCCAGATGGTCATGGTCAACTACAACCCTGACAACCCCAAGGATCGCGGCTTCTGGTACGATGCGGAGATCCTGCGGAAACGTGAGACCCGGACGGTGCGGGAGCTGCACGCCAACGTCAGGATCGG GGACGATTCTCTCAACGACTGTCGGATCATCTTTGTGGACGAGGTTTTCAAGATTGAGCGCCCTGGCGAGGGGAACCCCATGGTGGAAAACCCGACAAGAA GGAAGAGCGGGCCCTCCTGCAAGCACTGCAAGGACGACGAGCGGAAGCCGTGCCGCATGTGCGCCTGCCACCTGTGCGGGGGCAAGCAGGACCCCGACAAGCAGCTGCTGTGCGACGAGTGCGACATGGCCTTCCACACGTACTGCCTGTGCCCGCCGCTCAGCAGCATCCCCACCGAGGAGGAGTG GTACTGCCCTGAGTGCCGGATCGACTCCAGCGAGGTGGTGCAGGCAGGCGAGAAGCTGAAGGAGAGTAAGAAGAAGGCGAAGATGGCGTCGGCCACGTCGTCCTCTCAGCGGGACTGGGGCAAG GGCATGGCGTGCGTGGGCCGCACCAAGGAGTGCACCATCGTGCCGTCCAACCACTTTGGCCCCATCCCGGGCATCCCCGTGGGCACCATGTGGAGGTTCAGAGTCCAG GTCAGCGAGTCTGGGGTCCATCGACCTCATGTGGCAGGCATCCACGGCCGGAGCAACGATGGGGCGTACTCCCTGGTCCTGGCTGGAGGGTATGAGGACGACGTG GACCACGGGAACTCGTTCACGTACACAGGTAGCGGTGGACGAGACCTTTCCGGTAACAAGCGGACTGCAGAGCAGTCTTGTGATCAGAAACTCACCAACACCAACAG GGCGCTGGCTCTGAACTGCTTTGCCCCCATCAACGACCTCAAAGGGGCCGAGGCCAAGGACTGGCGGTCGGGGAAGCCGGTCCGGGTGGTGCGGAACGTCAAGGGCCGCAAGCACAGCAAGTACGCCCCCATCGAGGGCAACCGGTATGACGGCATCTACAAGGTGAGTGGGGGCCCCcgtgcctgccccccacccctggcccccagGTCACTGACCCCGCGCTTCTTCCCACAGGTCGTGAGGTACTGGCCCGAGAAGGGCAAGTCCGGCTTCCTGGTGTGGCGCTTCCTCCTGCGCAGGGATGACGTCGAGCCGGGGCCCTGGACCAAGGAGGGGAAGGACCGGATCAAGAAGCTGGGGCTGACCATGCAG TACCCGGAAGGCTACCTGGAGGCCCTGgccaggagggagaaggagaaggaaaacagcAAGACGGAAGCCCTGGAGAAGGAGGACGACGGGGAGGAGGACTTCGCGTCCCCCAGGAAGGGCAAGCGGAAAAGCAAGTCGGCTG GAGGCGACGGGTCCTCGCGAGGGGCACCCAAGAAGACCAAGGTGGAGCCCTACAGCCTCACCACCCAGCAGAGCAGCCTCATCAAGGAGGACAAGAGCAACACAAAGCTGTGGACGGAGATCCTGAAGTCACTCAAGGACGGGCCG AAATTCCTAAGCAAAGTGGAGGAGGCGTTCCAGTGTATTTGTTGCCAGGAGTTGGTGTACCGCCCGATCACGACCGTGTGCCAGCACACCGTGTGCAAG GATTGCCTGGACAGGTCCTTCCGGGCCCAGGTGTTCAGCTGCCCGGCCTGCCGCTATGACCTGGGCCGGAGCTACACCATGCACGTGAACCAGCCACTGCAGGCCGTCCTCAACCAGCTCTTCCCTGGCTACGGGAGCGGACGGTGA
- the UHRF1 gene encoding E3 ubiquitin-protein ligase UHRF1 isoform X1 yields MWIQVRTMDGKVAHTVDSLSRLTKVEELRKKIQELFHVEPGLQRLFYRGKQMEDGHTLFDYDVRLNDTIQLLVRQSLVLPAPSGGGTGGGSKERDSELSDTDSGCCLAQSESDKSSNSGEAAAEPEGKADEDEWDETELGLYKAGEYVDARDTNMGAWFEAKVIRVTRKVPAQDEPCSSTSSPKLEDDIVYHVKYDDYPENGVVQMNSRNVRARARHIIKWQDLEVGQMVMVNYNPDNPKDRGFWYDAEILRKRETRTVRELHANVRIGDDSLNDCRIIFVDEVFKIERPGEGNPMVENPTRRKSGPSCKHCKDDERKPCRMCACHLCGGKQDPDKQLLCDECDMAFHTYCLCPPLSSIPTEEEWYCPECRIDSSEVVQAGEKLKESKKKAKMASATSSSQRDWGKGMACVGRTKECTIVPSNHFGPIPGIPVGTMWRFRVQVSESGVHRPHVAGIHGRSNDGAYSLVLAGGYEDDVDHGNSFTYTGSGGRDLSGNKRTAEQSCDQKLTNTNRALALNCFAPINDLKGAEAKDWRSGKPVRVVRNVKGRKHSKYAPIEGNRYDGIYKVSGGPRACPPPLAPRSLTPRFFPQVVRYWPEKGKSGFLVWRFLLRRDDVEPGPWTKEGKDRIKKLGLTMQYPEGYLEALARREKEKENSKTEALEKEDDGEEDFASPRKGKRKSKSAGGDGSSRGAPKKTKVEPYSLTTQQSSLIKEDKSNTKLWTEILKSLKDGPKFLSKVEEAFQCICCQELVYRPITTVCQHTVCKDCLDRSFRAQVFSCPACRYDLGRSYTMHVNQPLQAVLNQLFPGYGSGR; encoded by the exons ATGGAGGACGGCCACACGCTGTTTGACTATGACGTCCGCCTGAACGATACCATCCAGCTGCTGGTCCGGCAGAGCCTCGTGCTGCCTGCCCCCAGCGGCGGTGGCACCGGTGGTGGCAGCAAGGAGAGGGACTCTGAGCTCTCCGACACGGACTCTGGCTGCTGCCTGGCCCAGAGCGAGTCTGACAAGTCCTCCAACAGTGGCGAGGCCGCGGCCGAGCCGGAAGGGAAGGCCGACGAGGATGAGTGGGATGAGACGGAGCTGGGCCTCTACAAG GCTGGCGAGTACGTGGACGCGAGGGACACGAACATGGGCGCGTGGTTTGAGGCCAAGGTCATCAGGGTGACGAGGAAGGTGCCGGCCCAGGACGAGCCCTGCAGCTCCACCTCCAGCCCGAAGCTGGAGGACGATATCGTCTATCACGTGAAATATGACGA ctaccCGGAGAACGGAGTGGTGCAGATGAACTCACGGAACGTCCGGGCTCGCGCCCGACACATCATCAAATGGCAGGACCTGGAGGTGGGCCAGATGGTCATGGTCAACTACAACCCTGACAACCCCAAGGATCGCGGCTTCTGGTACGATGCGGAGATCCTGCGGAAACGTGAGACCCGGACGGTGCGGGAGCTGCACGCCAACGTCAGGATCGG GGACGATTCTCTCAACGACTGTCGGATCATCTTTGTGGACGAGGTTTTCAAGATTGAGCGCCCTGGCGAGGGGAACCCCATGGTGGAAAACCCGACAAGAA GGAAGAGCGGGCCCTCCTGCAAGCACTGCAAGGACGACGAGCGGAAGCCGTGCCGCATGTGCGCCTGCCACCTGTGCGGGGGCAAGCAGGACCCCGACAAGCAGCTGCTGTGCGACGAGTGCGACATGGCCTTCCACACGTACTGCCTGTGCCCGCCGCTCAGCAGCATCCCCACCGAGGAGGAGTG GTACTGCCCTGAGTGCCGGATCGACTCCAGCGAGGTGGTGCAGGCAGGCGAGAAGCTGAAGGAGAGTAAGAAGAAGGCGAAGATGGCGTCGGCCACGTCGTCCTCTCAGCGGGACTGGGGCAAG GGCATGGCGTGCGTGGGCCGCACCAAGGAGTGCACCATCGTGCCGTCCAACCACTTTGGCCCCATCCCGGGCATCCCCGTGGGCACCATGTGGAGGTTCAGAGTCCAG GTCAGCGAGTCTGGGGTCCATCGACCTCATGTGGCAGGCATCCACGGCCGGAGCAACGATGGGGCGTACTCCCTGGTCCTGGCTGGAGGGTATGAGGACGACGTG GACCACGGGAACTCGTTCACGTACACAGGTAGCGGTGGACGAGACCTTTCCGGTAACAAGCGGACTGCAGAGCAGTCTTGTGATCAGAAACTCACCAACACCAACAG GGCGCTGGCTCTGAACTGCTTTGCCCCCATCAACGACCTCAAAGGGGCCGAGGCCAAGGACTGGCGGTCGGGGAAGCCGGTCCGGGTGGTGCGGAACGTCAAGGGCCGCAAGCACAGCAAGTACGCCCCCATCGAGGGCAACCGGTATGACGGCATCTACAAGGTGAGTGGGGGCCCCcgtgcctgccccccacccctggcccccagGTCACTGACCCCGCGCTTCTTCCCACAGGTCGTGAGGTACTGGCCCGAGAAGGGCAAGTCCGGCTTCCTGGTGTGGCGCTTCCTCCTGCGCAGGGATGACGTCGAGCCGGGGCCCTGGACCAAGGAGGGGAAGGACCGGATCAAGAAGCTGGGGCTGACCATGCAG TACCCGGAAGGCTACCTGGAGGCCCTGgccaggagggagaaggagaaggaaaacagcAAGACGGAAGCCCTGGAGAAGGAGGACGACGGGGAGGAGGACTTCGCGTCCCCCAGGAAGGGCAAGCGGAAAAGCAAGTCGGCTG GAGGCGACGGGTCCTCGCGAGGGGCACCCAAGAAGACCAAGGTGGAGCCCTACAGCCTCACCACCCAGCAGAGCAGCCTCATCAAGGAGGACAAGAGCAACACAAAGCTGTGGACGGAGATCCTGAAGTCACTCAAGGACGGGCCG AAATTCCTAAGCAAAGTGGAGGAGGCGTTCCAGTGTATTTGTTGCCAGGAGTTGGTGTACCGCCCGATCACGACCGTGTGCCAGCACACCGTGTGCAAG GATTGCCTGGACAGGTCCTTCCGGGCCCAGGTGTTCAGCTGCCCGGCCTGCCGCTATGACCTGGGCCGGAGCTACACCATGCACGTGAACCAGCCACTGCAGGCCGTCCTCAACCAGCTCTTCCCTGGCTACGGGAGCGGACGGTGA
- the UHRF1 gene encoding E3 ubiquitin-protein ligase UHRF1 isoform X2 → MWIQVRTMDGKVAHTVDSLSRLTKVEELRKKIQELFHVEPGLQRLFYRGKQMEDGHTLFDYDVRLNDTIQLLVRQSLVLPAPSGGGTGGGSKERDSELSDTDSGCCLAQSESDKSSNSGEAAAEPEGKADEDEWDETELGLYKAGEYVDARDTNMGAWFEAKVIRVTRKVPAQDEPCSSTSSPKLEDDIVYHVKYDDYPENGVVQMNSRNVRARARHIIKWQDLEVGQMVMVNYNPDNPKDRGFWYDAEILRKRETRTVRELHANVRIGDDSLNDCRIIFVDEVFKIERPGEGNPMVENPTRRKSGPSCKHCKDDERKPCRMCACHLCGGKQDPDKQLLCDECDMAFHTYCLCPPLSSIPTEEEWYCPECRIDSSEVVQAGEKLKESKKKAKMASATSSSQRDWGKGMACVGRTKECTIVPSNHFGPIPGIPVGTMWRFRVQVSESGVHRPHVAGIHGRSNDGAYSLVLAGGYEDDVDHGNSFTYTGSGGRDLSGNKRTAEQSCDQKLTNTNRALALNCFAPINDLKGAEAKDWRSGKPVRVVRNVKGRKHSKYAPIEGNRYDGIYKVVRYWPEKGKSGFLVWRFLLRRDDVEPGPWTKEGKDRIKKLGLTMQYPEGYLEALARREKEKENSKTEALEKEDDGEEDFASPRKGKRKSKSAGGDGSSRGAPKKTKVEPYSLTTQQSSLIKEDKSNTKLWTEILKSLKDGPKFLSKVEEAFQCICCQELVYRPITTVCQHTVCKDCLDRSFRAQVFSCPACRYDLGRSYTMHVNQPLQAVLNQLFPGYGSGR, encoded by the exons ATGGAGGACGGCCACACGCTGTTTGACTATGACGTCCGCCTGAACGATACCATCCAGCTGCTGGTCCGGCAGAGCCTCGTGCTGCCTGCCCCCAGCGGCGGTGGCACCGGTGGTGGCAGCAAGGAGAGGGACTCTGAGCTCTCCGACACGGACTCTGGCTGCTGCCTGGCCCAGAGCGAGTCTGACAAGTCCTCCAACAGTGGCGAGGCCGCGGCCGAGCCGGAAGGGAAGGCCGACGAGGATGAGTGGGATGAGACGGAGCTGGGCCTCTACAAG GCTGGCGAGTACGTGGACGCGAGGGACACGAACATGGGCGCGTGGTTTGAGGCCAAGGTCATCAGGGTGACGAGGAAGGTGCCGGCCCAGGACGAGCCCTGCAGCTCCACCTCCAGCCCGAAGCTGGAGGACGATATCGTCTATCACGTGAAATATGACGA ctaccCGGAGAACGGAGTGGTGCAGATGAACTCACGGAACGTCCGGGCTCGCGCCCGACACATCATCAAATGGCAGGACCTGGAGGTGGGCCAGATGGTCATGGTCAACTACAACCCTGACAACCCCAAGGATCGCGGCTTCTGGTACGATGCGGAGATCCTGCGGAAACGTGAGACCCGGACGGTGCGGGAGCTGCACGCCAACGTCAGGATCGG GGACGATTCTCTCAACGACTGTCGGATCATCTTTGTGGACGAGGTTTTCAAGATTGAGCGCCCTGGCGAGGGGAACCCCATGGTGGAAAACCCGACAAGAA GGAAGAGCGGGCCCTCCTGCAAGCACTGCAAGGACGACGAGCGGAAGCCGTGCCGCATGTGCGCCTGCCACCTGTGCGGGGGCAAGCAGGACCCCGACAAGCAGCTGCTGTGCGACGAGTGCGACATGGCCTTCCACACGTACTGCCTGTGCCCGCCGCTCAGCAGCATCCCCACCGAGGAGGAGTG GTACTGCCCTGAGTGCCGGATCGACTCCAGCGAGGTGGTGCAGGCAGGCGAGAAGCTGAAGGAGAGTAAGAAGAAGGCGAAGATGGCGTCGGCCACGTCGTCCTCTCAGCGGGACTGGGGCAAG GGCATGGCGTGCGTGGGCCGCACCAAGGAGTGCACCATCGTGCCGTCCAACCACTTTGGCCCCATCCCGGGCATCCCCGTGGGCACCATGTGGAGGTTCAGAGTCCAG GTCAGCGAGTCTGGGGTCCATCGACCTCATGTGGCAGGCATCCACGGCCGGAGCAACGATGGGGCGTACTCCCTGGTCCTGGCTGGAGGGTATGAGGACGACGTG GACCACGGGAACTCGTTCACGTACACAGGTAGCGGTGGACGAGACCTTTCCGGTAACAAGCGGACTGCAGAGCAGTCTTGTGATCAGAAACTCACCAACACCAACAG GGCGCTGGCTCTGAACTGCTTTGCCCCCATCAACGACCTCAAAGGGGCCGAGGCCAAGGACTGGCGGTCGGGGAAGCCGGTCCGGGTGGTGCGGAACGTCAAGGGCCGCAAGCACAGCAAGTACGCCCCCATCGAGGGCAACCGGTATGACGGCATCTACAAG GTCGTGAGGTACTGGCCCGAGAAGGGCAAGTCCGGCTTCCTGGTGTGGCGCTTCCTCCTGCGCAGGGATGACGTCGAGCCGGGGCCCTGGACCAAGGAGGGGAAGGACCGGATCAAGAAGCTGGGGCTGACCATGCAG TACCCGGAAGGCTACCTGGAGGCCCTGgccaggagggagaaggagaaggaaaacagcAAGACGGAAGCCCTGGAGAAGGAGGACGACGGGGAGGAGGACTTCGCGTCCCCCAGGAAGGGCAAGCGGAAAAGCAAGTCGGCTG GAGGCGACGGGTCCTCGCGAGGGGCACCCAAGAAGACCAAGGTGGAGCCCTACAGCCTCACCACCCAGCAGAGCAGCCTCATCAAGGAGGACAAGAGCAACACAAAGCTGTGGACGGAGATCCTGAAGTCACTCAAGGACGGGCCG AAATTCCTAAGCAAAGTGGAGGAGGCGTTCCAGTGTATTTGTTGCCAGGAGTTGGTGTACCGCCCGATCACGACCGTGTGCCAGCACACCGTGTGCAAG GATTGCCTGGACAGGTCCTTCCGGGCCCAGGTGTTCAGCTGCCCGGCCTGCCGCTATGACCTGGGCCGGAGCTACACCATGCACGTGAACCAGCCACTGCAGGCCGTCCTCAACCAGCTCTTCCCTGGCTACGGGAGCGGACGGTGA